One part of the Algibacter sp. L1A34 genome encodes these proteins:
- a CDS encoding HesB/IscA family protein → MIKVSETAKKKVIELMTDDGYNPTEDFVRVGVKSGGCSGLSYDLKFDKENQEDDKVFVDNGVKIIVDKKSFLYLIGTTLEYSGGLNGTGFVFNNPNANRTCGCGESFSL, encoded by the coding sequence ATGATAAAAGTTTCTGAAACAGCTAAAAAGAAAGTTATCGAACTAATGACAGACGATGGCTATAATCCTACCGAAGATTTTGTTCGTGTTGGGGTAAAAAGTGGTGGTTGTTCCGGTCTATCTTACGATTTAAAGTTTGATAAAGAAAATCAAGAAGACGATAAAGTTTTTGTAGATAATGGTGTAAAAATTATTGTTGACAAAAAAAGTTTCTTGTATTTAATAGGGACTACCCTTGAATATTCAGGAGGATTAAACGGCACAGGCTTCGTTTTTAATAATCCTAACGCAAACCGTACTTGCGGTTGTGGCGAATCGTTTTCATTATAA
- the sufB gene encoding Fe-S cluster assembly protein SufB, which produces MSKYTEDDLREELKTKEYEYGFFTDIESETFPIGLNEDIVRAISKKKEEPQWMTDWRLEAFKVWKGMTEPEWANVRYKKPDFQSIAYYSAPTSVDPNKTLDDVDPDLLAMYKKLGISVDEQKKMNNVAMDIVVDSVSVATTFKKTLGEKGIIFMSISEAIKEHPELVKKYLGTIVPTKDNFYAALNSAVFSDGSFCYIPKGVRCPMELSTYFRINQGGTGQFERTLLIADEGSYVSYLEGCTAPSRDENQLHAAVVELIALDDAEIKYSTVQNWYPGNAEGKGGVYNFVTKRGLCEKNAKISWTQVETGSAVTWKYPSCILKGDNSVGEFYSIAVTNNYQQADTGTKMIHIGKNTKSTIISKGISAGKSQNSYRGLVQIGSRADNARNFSQCDSLLMGNECGAHTFPYIEAKNKTAKVEHEATTSKIGEDQIFYCNQRGIDTEKAIALIVNGFSKEVLNKLPMEFAVEAQKLLEISLEGSVG; this is translated from the coding sequence ATGTCGAAGTATACCGAGGATGATTTACGCGAAGAGCTTAAAACCAAAGAATACGAATACGGATTTTTTACCGATATAGAATCTGAAACATTTCCTATTGGTTTAAATGAAGATATTGTGCGCGCTATTTCTAAGAAGAAAGAAGAGCCTCAATGGATGACCGATTGGAGATTAGAAGCATTTAAAGTTTGGAAAGGAATGACAGAGCCAGAATGGGCGAATGTTAGATATAAAAAACCAGATTTTCAATCTATAGCCTATTATTCGGCACCAACTTCTGTAGATCCAAATAAAACATTAGATGATGTAGACCCTGATTTACTTGCCATGTACAAGAAGTTAGGAATTTCTGTTGATGAACAGAAAAAGATGAACAATGTTGCAATGGATATTGTTGTGGATTCCGTTTCGGTAGCTACAACATTCAAGAAAACTTTAGGAGAAAAAGGAATTATTTTCATGAGTATTTCTGAAGCTATTAAAGAGCATCCAGAGCTTGTAAAAAAATATTTAGGAACCATTGTACCAACAAAAGACAACTTTTATGCTGCTTTAAATTCTGCAGTTTTTAGTGATGGATCCTTTTGTTATATCCCAAAAGGAGTAAGATGTCCAATGGAATTATCTACTTATTTTAGAATAAATCAAGGTGGAACGGGGCAATTTGAGCGTACTTTACTTATTGCCGATGAAGGTAGTTATGTAAGTTACCTAGAAGGTTGTACTGCTCCTAGTCGTGACGAAAACCAATTACACGCAGCTGTTGTAGAGCTTATTGCTTTAGACGATGCTGAAATAAAATACTCAACCGTACAAAACTGGTACCCTGGTAATGCAGAAGGTAAAGGTGGCGTTTACAATTTTGTAACCAAAAGAGGTTTATGCGAGAAAAACGCTAAAATTTCTTGGACACAAGTTGAAACAGGTTCGGCTGTAACATGGAAATACCCTTCTTGTATTTTAAAAGGAGATAATTCTGTAGGTGAATTTTATTCTATTGCGGTTACTAATAATTATCAACAAGCCGATACAGGTACAAAGATGATTCATATTGGTAAAAACACAAAATCTACTATTATTTCTAAAGGAATATCGGCAGGAAAATCGCAAAATAGTTACCGCGGCTTGGTACAAATAGGTTCTAGAGCTGATAATGCACGTAACTTTTCGCAATGTGATAGTTTGTTAATGGGTAACGAATGTGGCGCACACACCTTTCCTTATATTGAAGCTAAAAACAAGACTGCTAAAGTAGAACACGAAGCTACAACAAGTAAAATTGGTGAAGATCAAATTTTCTATTGCAACCAACGTGGTATTGATACTGAGAAAGCGATTGCATTAATTGTAAACGGTTTTAGTAAAGAGGTATTAAATAAGCTACCAATGGAGTTTGCTGTTGAAGCTCAAAAATTATTAGAAATTAGTTTAGAAGGTTCTGTAGGATAA